GTAGTTTTCTGCACGGAAGAGGCAAAACTGCCCCGATTTCCGACGAAGTTGTTTACGCTACTCTCGATAGCTTGGCTTTAAAACGAACGAGATTACCCCTACAATTGCTTCCCGTGGACGACAGCAATGTTGTGGATAAGACGGAAAAATCGGACAAAGAAAAGAAACCCATTAGCGGAAAATCGCCTAAACGACCATCGTATAAGGTAGGTTGACACTGATGTTGATGTAGcatgtttatttttgtcacGGAACTGCGGTGAATATGGATTATACTCACAGAAAGAAATTCGATAATCTGTAAATTTCAAAGACATTGAAACGTTGGAAAATTATTCgtgataattaatacaaatatttttatgaaatcttCTGTTGCAAATgagaaattgttttaaatgaaatgaaatatctttaaatcgactttaattctattttgaattttcttaaattattttaatatagttttaGGAAAtgtgaaagatataaaaaaaaattacataaaaattttgtaaaattattgtgtgAAGATCTCAAAAAGACTTTGTTATTCTCATGCGTGTATACTTAAAAGCAAGAGTTTACGCAGTTTCTTGCAAGAAAAGAGGccgactaaaatattttctcttacGTACGTGAGTTGGGATCATCGGGATACCCACATGCGAATACACGAGCAAAAGGATGCTAATAGTCGGAGGAGTGGCTTGTTAGTTCTTACGATGCTAGCTTATGACGTCGGATAAGAATCGCGGAGTATGTTAATGTTTACCGTACGCATTATCGGGATACCGTTACATGAAAAAGTGTAAGTCGTCGAAAAGTTGATAAACGAAATTTTTCCGTAACATAAAACGAGCAATATCGAGCAACTTTTATTGCACGATACGATTTTATTGCAGGACAGTCGCGATTTTCCTCGTATCGCCGGCATTCCATTGACTTGATGAGAATATGGAATGCGAGTAACGGATAAAAACGTGCTACTAATTTATAACCAGCTGCGTGTATTacttttcgcaaaattatgaaattttacgaGGAATATTgcactttataataatttttgtgagGGACAACGCTGCTTTTTTTAGTGACGATGAATTCTGTATCTTTCAGTAAACTTTCTGTAAACTTTCagttatatttgtatattttaggtatatttagttatatttagttatattttttattttcatttttctgcagctatattttcgcaattaaaaagaagaatattcctgatttttatcacattattatagaagttttacatttatatcttcATGTATATCTTCCTTGTTTGGTTCGCAAAGTACGCtaagaattaatttcatcGTAATAACTTCTAAGCCTCTCACCAGACAAACATCATTCCTATGTAGTTGCGCGAGCCTGCATTCGTAACATTATCTCGAGCACTGCGGAAAAAGTATTAGCAAATCGGAGAAACTTCTtagaaaagcaaatttttcttatttctgaAAAACTTTCTCTCTTGCGACCGATTCAATTAGTTGTCTATTTAATTATGTCCGTTTCGTCGCTAGGTGAAATTCGGGGCAAATCATCAATGGAAAAGTTACTCCAAGTATTTAGCCTTCTCTTCCACAAAGTCGGTGAACCAGTCGATGACTTGTGCTACCAGAAAACTAGATTCCGGAATCAAGTGCAATATCGAGAATACTCCCAACGAGAAAATTCACACTCAAGCAAATACAATAGGAGTTGTAGAAGATAATGTAGAAATAGTATCTTCTCTAAATCTATCCAAAGAAGAATCTCGCGTTAAAGACTTTTCAAGCGACAAGAGCGACGATTTAACACAGTCGCAAGCGGAGAAAAATTCTCGTAATGATACTAACGTCACGGAAAAGCAATGTGGAAAAGAAAAGTGTTCTATCAAAAGAAAAGATTCTAGTTCATCTAGCGACTATGAACAGATGAATATAACAGACTACAAGGTATCTACACTGGAAAGGACATCTAAAACCGAGCCTGAAGATCCAAACAAGATAAATCCTGAGTTGTtaacacatatttataaaatcgagaAGAACATTCCAGCTGTTTCCAAGATAATCGGGAAATCGTATTCCATAAACGATCTGACGAGGAAAGCCGCCACGTATGACAATTCTTTCGTAAGATACTGGAAACAAGATGCGGAGTCGATCACGAGCGTCGAGAGCGACGACGCGTCGTCACGGCACAAGAAGAAGAGACGTTTCACCAAAAACGTATTGCACTACATGCCGAGGCATTTAGTGAAACAgccgaagaaaaagaagaagctGAAGAAGAAATACACCCTGAGCAGCTCGCTCAGCTCTCTGAGATCGTTGCAAACGATTCCCTACTCAAACTCCGCCCACGATTCCTACACCAGGACCAGAAGCCTATCAAGGGACGAGCTGAAAAGCGTGATTATCTCGTCGCCCACAAATTTCGTTCACGTTGCGTCCGCCACGAATCCTAGTCTAGTTCAAAGTACCATCGGCTCTTGTCTAGAACAGGTCATGATTACTCATCAGCAGATATGTGCCACAATGCCTCTACTCGTTGGAAAGGACGAGCGACGCAAGGTTGGGAATAAGAACGCCGAGCGGCCCAAGGTTGCCGTAGGAATGCCTCCCGCGAACGACGTGGTTTCCAGCCAACGCGAGGGTGACCAATCAGCCGTCGAAAGTGTCGCGGGTACGCTCTCTTGAGACATCGCCAGATTTCTTTGTCGAGTTCGATAATCGCGAAagaatttatgcaaatgttGTCTTGCACAATTGCAGCTGTTTCGCGCCGATTGTGTCTTGAAAACTGTATGACGAGTTgagtaatttaaattgcaagTAGATAGTATAATTCTTCAATTACAGtaacattaatttcaaattgttctcaaaattattacgtattaattaattataaaattatttttaaaatatctaatattatattacaatttctgtatttaatatttcacgcTTTTACGAAAGAGCTAcagaagaaacgaaaaaaaaatttgagtaaTATTGATCGAAATGCGTCGTTTTTAAGGCGTGAAAAATGTGGTGCTcaaaaaataacgataaaattgataaacaatCTGATTTGAAAAGAGAAACGTAGAGCTACATAAATACAGTTATCTATACGTCCACGTAAAGTGACATTTGATGTCGATGACGATTTACTGATATCTACGTTCGAAGTAAGGTTTTGATGATAATTCTCTTACAGATAAGAGCAATGGAACGAACTACGCGGAGATAAAAAACTACTACTCGAGAGACTTACAGCTGGCGAAAGTTTTGGAGTCCGGCCAAGTGGTGAAAACCATAATTGAGAATCAGGCCAATTCGCCGGATGGTGAGACATACGAGCCGGTCTGTGAATCTTCCCCTCGAGCGCTGCCGCAAGCCAACAGCAGCTTTCTGTGGAGCAATCATCTGGCCAAGATTTTTCCAAACGACAAGTACGACGTGATTGCTGCGTGCCATGATGCAAAGAAAAACGACGAGGAGGACACCGACAGTGAAGGATACGATGACGTCGGGCCGTCAAACTTCGTCGCTCAAGCGGTACGTATTGTATTCGTAATAATTCCGTTATCATGAACTTCGATGAAGTGGAACATTGGGAAGCTACATCGTAATCTAGATTGCAAAGCGTATGAATATTTcgatttaagaaattttctgttgaaatccgacgaattacataaaaaaagaattgtattttttttttggttagataaaataattcaagacaattatatttgcttgctaaaattaatatgcagAGAAAATCAAAATCGAAtgacaaatataaatctaattattaattcgaaGAAATTATCGAGGAAAAAGGGTTTTATTACGAGGAAAAGaaacttgatatttaatatttgcaatccAATAGCTCATATTATTCATTCACGATGgacgaaatatataattaggaGGAATATTGATGCACGAGTTTTACTTTTGCGTGCGATTgctaaataatgtataatgcaTGAAATTGGCAGCTGTCAGCAAAAGTGAAACGGAATGTCGAGTAATTGATTCGTGGCGCGTGATACTTGCATGCTTGCAAATTTTAAGAACGGAAATATGGTATCACAAATGTCATGAAATTCGATTCACTACTTCTCGAATTTCGCTTCGAAAATCAAATCTACGTACGTGCTGTGtgcttcatataaaaattaacgacGATGTTATTGGTCTGTCCATCGGCACAGGTGCAACTTAAGTCACTCGCTTCTTcgaattacaaaaaaaataacaaagcaATGAATTTCTTATCAGGAATTCGACGACGACAATTATGACGACGTCGGCCTGCCGATGGCTCGCCTCGAGGTCGAGAAACTCGCCGTAAACGCTGACTGCGAGGAGATTTATGACGACGTAATGTCACCTAGCTTCAAGCAGGACAGTTCGACAGCCGTCAGCGAGAACGATTACCTGATTCCGGAGACTAACGACGAGGTATCGAGCAAGGAACCTCTCGTGGAATTACGAGAGACTTCCAAGGATCGGAGCGCGACGGAGGCGTGCTTCGCTCCGAGGAGCGACGACCAGTATTTCTCGGCGGAAAACAATGAATATTCCAGCGTGGACTGCGAAAGTCATCTGGACGAGGAGGAGCGGGACGAGTTGGATGTGTATGACGACGTCGGCCCGCCGCCCGGCGAGGAACGTGTCAATAGCCTTTACGCAGGCTCCACACCCGGCTTAGGATTGACTTCGATGAACGGCAAGGAATCTGAGTGGGAGGACGTGGAAGAGGTCTCGAGTAACTTGCGTTACTCTTGTCAGACCAATGATCCATGGTAAGAAAACAATAGTGGGAAAACATATgacatttgcaatttttgcacaaGAAAACAAAAGTgatagaaacatttttttgtgacATAAGAAATAAGGAGTgaatattcagaaaaatgtagaaagcataaaataaatatattctagaATCACAATAAGATTAGGATCTTGTTAAAGATCtgcaattttaacaaaacaaaatatcaCGCTTTTCGATTCTGTATTCTTATATTACAAACGTAAAATAGGATAGTTAGAAGCCAGGATGTCTGAATAAACGCTATCGCAATAGGAATTTGTTTGGTGCGCACGCGATAAGAGGCTTGTTTTTCCAAACTACATTTTTTCCGTAGCATCATTGTAGCGATAACGGAATCGAATACAGCATGGCTAATTGCCTTCACCTCGGTCGAAGGCGATTAATCACTATTAGATTCACGAGGTTAATACACACAGGAATAACGGCGGAACGTTTCGCCGCAAGTGTTTCGAAAACATAATAAACCATCGACGCGATAGCGTATGAAGAGCGACGTCATTGTGTTAATATTGGAATCGTTATCACTGCATTCCACTCGAGGAGtcattaacataattaatacaGCATTGTCATaccttaaataattttagaagtGACAAAAACGGAGTGAATGTTATTCATGCCTATTAATACgacaaattttatgtaattgcGATAAATCTTTAAACGTGAATTACAGCGAACAGGGCACTGAGAGGCAAGTCTCGCTGAGCAAGAAGAAACTCGTTCAACGATGGTCGCGAAAAGTCAGGAGACAATGGTCCAGGAGATCTCGCAAAACCATCAAGGGAAATGGGACTCGGCCGACCCTCGATACTGTAGTTGATGGTGAGTACCGGCGAAGGAAATTTTACTATTAGGTAACGCGCGCGCCCGTAATGCGTAATGTCACTAAGAATACACGGGTATTCTCCTTGAAGAATTCCCGCTACAATCGCCGGTGTTCTACAAATCGTGTGTATGTACGTATGCTCGTGCGTGACTTTTGCGCCGACTTTTTGCCGATGTAACATTTTCGCGTGAGACTTGTTCCCGAGAACCACCGTACACACTgtgcattaatttaattacgcaACACGTGCATAGATTAAAACCAGCCGTTGCAAGAATGCCGAGTGACAATCATACAAAGCGAAACAAAGCGATTTGTCTTCTATTGCAAATGAtgggaattttattttcttcatttattgCAGTTTGAACTGAACGATTGGAAcgattatctatttataaatttttcttagaaGCGCCCAGTCTGATCGCTGTCTGATGGTAGGCGATAAAAATAACTGCGTTGttgagataattattaaatatagctATAGTGGACAGTGTTTGATATTATGCACGGAACTGTCCGATGACTTTCCGATGTTGGGTGGCTCTAACTGTTTTGATAATTCGTACTTTCGACATCGCTCGATGATGTAGTCTGCCTGAGCAACACGTCGCACGTGACATGACTTTTGCACAAACTCTGTCGCTCGACAGTATCACGTACTTCTCAGCAAAAACGCATTTGTAAACATTCACATAATACTTGAATAAAACAGACCGCTATCGTCAAGATCTTCCTGGCAAGATAACAGAGAATACACAAGAAATATATCAATGAATTACTACTGAGAATCTTGATAATAATCGTCATCAAGATTCTATTATTAGAAATGTAGGAGTTAATTAAGACAAATTAATACtagttaatgaaaaaaataatataatagcgctataattaaaagtttccgtttgaaattctattattaaaagtattaaagaaACTTATTAATGAATTGATACAagaggaaataattttattataaagacgCTATTCAAAATCTAAGAACATGGAGGTATCTTAATATCTACAGATGCAAAACTGAAATAACAAACACTAATCacgtttcctttttttaagatcttattatgaaaaatacgCAGAGGCATATCGGCAAGTTAATGTTATTCTTCGAACATAAGAATTTCACTTCCTGAAAACGCAGGCAGATTGATGTCAGGCCATAATTATGCCCGAGAAAGTCCTAGTGACGATATCGAATTTCCAATATCGCCAGATCGGCGTATGGACGTCACGTCTGCGGGAATCCCAAGTCTGGAACGGCGTCGCTCCTCCGTCGCGGAAATCAATATGCCAGAAACGATTTCATCCCACTGACTATTACGAACCGCATATTTCAACACTGTGTGTATCTCAACAGTGTCACGGCCGCGGACGCGGATCTGCGATTCCGTGTGAAGCGAAGTAAGCGAGGTGCGGTAATCCGCAGTCGCGTTTGTTCACGACAAACATCGCATCCGAAGGACGGTGGGCGGCATAATTGATTTGACGTGTGCGCACCGCCTTTAATGTGATCGAAAGACAAGGTCGTGCGAGGTCGAGGTGCCACGACAAAGCACCTACTCTCCATTAATTCCGAGTTCCGCTGCACATCGCCACGTGATCGAAATGTTTATGTGGTCGCACGCAATCGAACGCGATGACCCGTCAAAGTGACTTCCACATCGAGTGTTGCAATTATCCTGCGAAAAGTGAGTAAGCTGCAAAGTATTTCAGAGAGATCTCTGGTCTTTGGAATTTCCAAGTTTCCGATCGCGGAAATTGACATCGCAATTACTAACTTTTCTCGCGCTCTTTTTCCATTtagatacatatttttgtaaagatgAAATTATTgggagaatttatttttatattatacagcCGACATCGGCGAGCGAAGACGACGGCGGCACGGCTCACACGCATTGTATGCTATCAGCAAGAATAATCATATATTCGCATGGTATCCAGGTAAAAGTTGCTCGTCACATGTGTTTCTGCGACGACCGATCACGTAACACACATATGCGTGTCactgttttttttattctttatccGCACATGTAACAGCCACATGGGTCGTTTGATAGACGAAGATGTCACAAGCGGTTCTTTACAAGTCATGATGCAACGATGCAAGGAACGCTTTACCCGCAAGACGACTAATCGCAAGGTGCAAAGTACCGTTGAGAGAAATACAGTAAATTACATGCAAGAATTAGAAAATGGCTTAAGCATGCGTGAAACACGATTGATACAAGCTAGAAATCCGCTATTAAAACCAGGTTTATGATGGATAATCGTAATATGAAAAGGAACTAACGACAGTAATAAAATGAATTCGACAAGCATTACTCCCGTCTGGCTTGTGTTGAAGAAATGAGAAACTGAACATCGAATTAAGTTTTATGGAAAAGCGATATTATTTCGAACGGTCATTGAGAcgaaattatgtatattaacgATCAACTCATTGCACGCTCAATGCTTCCATGCTATGCTTCAAGACTGCTTCGTTTATTCACTGACTATGctttagaaaaaaaggaagtaTTTAATACATTTGCTTCCTGGATCATTGGTCGTTTATGAGAACACACTCTTaaggaacaaaaaaatatatatatgtatataaacattttttctaaattgcttttaattattcagaaaACGTGATCCAGTTTGAAACTGTTGAAGATCCTGAAGACACTGAAAATATTTGAGTTACCGGAGATTTAAATCGCTACCACGTGCTCCAATCTTCAAATATTCCTTCATCGTGTGAAGATACCTTAATGAAAGATCGTGTGAGAGCCCCTTAAGAAACCAGCGTGCGAGGTGAAAGCGCCAATTGCGCGCTCTCATTGCCAGTCACGGCCGAGCCGCGGACTGTATCGTATGGTGCTTCTCTCGTGACTTTTTGCTCTCGCGCGTCAGCCAGATTGCATCGCGAGGAGAGAAGGTTCCCCGCGTGTTTTTCGGCTGTCCGCCGCGAGCGCGTCGTGACACCGAAGCGCGCGATCGGTCGCGAACGCGTCCTGCGTTCGCCGGGCCTCAAAGTGCGCAATCGACGAGATGTGGAAATGAGAGAAACGCTAAAGACCCGACGACCCAACACGCAAGGTAAGAAGaacaagaagaagaagaagaagaacagGATCCGCCGTCACGCCGCTtgcccgcgcgcgcgagcgtttACGTGAATGTTCAACGTCAAAATTCAGGCGAATGGGCCTGGAGAACAATGGCAGTCGGAGCGCCTCCTTCGCAAGCATCCTTGATCCTTCGATCGTCATCGTCGAGAAATGACCGCTGCAAATAATTGATCGCGCATTTATAATTGCGCTACACTCGGTTATTTTTGCTCTTCAATTAGAAAACCAGAAAATTCCGTTATCACAACATTCACAACATTTATTCCGTTTCATCTATTCGTTATGGCGCTGATGTGTACACTTCTTTATCATATTGTTCTTAGATTTTtcatagattttattaattaattcattagtTGACTAGATCTTTCAAAAActcatttaagaaatttaaatattgtcagaataATCCATCAAAACCTTGCATCTTGTTTTGAAATCGATATTGATATCATCTTGTGGAAACGGCTTGAGAGAGTAATCAGAGTTTCTACTTTCTTCAGTAATGAGAGTCGAAGAAGATCCAGTAAAATGCGCTCATACATTCCCTTTCTTCTCGCTGGCTCGAGTTCGCGTTCGTCATAACGCAAAATTAATCTCAATTTAGCCATGATCTCAGAACGTTTTAACAATATCTCGCTGTTTCGCGTTTCTTACAACGTCGCGCGCGACGATTATATAAAACGTCCTTCGCCGAGGCGTTAACGAGAAATGAAAGTCGGTGAAGTAAAATTCCGGGGGGGAATCCGATCGCGAATTTCGCCGTTCCCATGGCCATATTTGACTCACCTCGGGCGCATATTCGTCCCTGCCGTGTTGTCTCCTCGCCTGCTCTTTTACATGCCGTTGATCCAGCGCGCGTGGGCACGCTCGTGCGTGCTTCTGGATCCCGCACCGGGCGGGTCTGACCCTGAACCGGATGATTTCAAGTGGCCGTCAGTCTGGGCGGCGGTTCAATACTCCTCATCGGCGAGCCGGGAAACATCGCTGGAGAATGGAAATCGGCGGACCGGAACGACGATCTGCCGCGGAGGACCCAAGGCTTGGTGCAGTTGCGCGTCGTCAATTTCAACGAAGATGTGGACATCCAGGAGACGTCGTGTTATGTCCACGAAGGTCTGGGCGATACTTTAGATCGCACGTGGAAATGCAATGCGAGCgcgttgaaaaataaagaaattattaggtttttaattaatgttacacTTCAGTCATACATATCGTAATGCATCGTTAAATTTAAGGCACACTCAAGTTCACAAATAAGGTATTTGAACGATGCTGCATTTTTTACGACACACTGTCAAGTTTTCTATTTCATCGCTGTTTCTCGGACATCCTAGCAATGGCTCTAGTatttaaggataaaaattaatcattaatcagtgatttaattttgttatatttaagaCATTACTAGCTACGAGAGTGAGTAAAAATGTAAAGGAATCAAACCCTTCAaaaatctctttatttttttttactttttctcatACATTAAGATTCGATTGcatctgtttttaatatggatttgtacaatttttcaaataaaataataatcttttgcaGCCTTATGACATCTTGCATcaattgattatataaaatattgcaaaagtgTCTAAATTACATTAAGTTCAAAATCACTTGAGTttgtaaaatgaaaatattacaaagattatttgatttgattatACAGAGTTTCTCGTTACATCCAAAATTTGAAACAGAAAGCTTACAAGTTATGgacataaatatctttataatatttcgataatttattgtttctttCCACAGACAACGTTTCCGATGATAGCACATACGAAAG
This genomic window from Linepithema humile isolate Giens D197 chromosome 5, Lhum_UNIL_v1.0, whole genome shotgun sequence contains:
- the LOC105676070 gene encoding uncharacterized protein, with translation MSLSLTANCSFLHGRGKTAPISDEVVYATLDSLALKRTRLPLQLLPVDDSNVVDKTEKSDKEKKPISGKSPKRPSYKVKFGANHQWKSYSKYLAFSSTKSVNQSMTCATRKLDSGIKCNIENTPNEKIHTQANTIGVVEDNVEIVSSLNLSKEESRVKDFSSDKSDDLTQSQAEKNSRNDTNVTEKQCGKEKCSIKRKDSSSSSDYEQMNITDYKVSTLERTSKTEPEDPNKINPELLTHIYKIEKNIPAVSKIIGKSYSINDLTRKAATYDNSFVRYWKQDAESITSVESDDASSRHKKKRRFTKNVLHYMPRHLVKQPKKKKKLKKKYTLSSSLSSLRSLQTIPYSNSAHDSYTRTRSLSRDELKSVIISSPTNFVHVASATNPSLVQSTIGSCLEQVMITHQQICATMPLLVGKDERRKVGNKNAERPKVAVGMPPANDVVSSQREGDQSAVESVADKSNGTNYAEIKNYYSRDLQLAKVLESGQVVKTIIENQANSPDGETYEPVCESSPRALPQANSSFLWSNHLAKIFPNDKYDVIAACHDAKKNDEEDTDSEGYDDVGPSNFVAQAEFDDDNYDDVGLPMARLEVEKLAVNADCEEIYDDVMSPSFKQDSSTAVSENDYLIPETNDEVSSKEPLVELRETSKDRSATEACFAPRSDDQYFSAENNEYSSVDCESHLDEEERDELDVYDDVGPPPGEERVNSLYAGSTPGLGLTSMNGKESEWEDVEEVSSNLRYSCQTNDPCEQGTERQVSLSKKKLVQRWSRKVRRQWSRRSRKTIKGNGTRPTLDTVVDDNVSDDSTYESLYSCQPDDLSSDSETETNSSIQHNVSNNSVINTSLECPTRPTPPPPREASLSQTLGRRIKMLRRTWSITKGSLGKIRRRTSVDESGFEDKESGNEHHHVDTGKYFNFRLRHFRKSIASPPTFYLDENDRNGGICGARNNNNGIVKEAIYTNSQYMGSGSDDSSKTSSRVDIDHYSVLADQEPLYQFYAAAVARVAFESDSEGYEEVEDMMLKTESTATNLSRSGQRMLWCHTPQVMNSDLLQKLTPEEKKIQEAKFEILTSEASYLNSLRVLENEFLNNHTLMNDILTPIERKKLFGGVPSVLSASQTFLAELEAVWREDPMLLGLSEVLLKHAEKCQATYVTYCSNQVSIDTTLKELKARKGVKFLEAIRRIEMRPACQNLSLHSFLMLPMQRVTRLPLLADAVLSKLSMGNSDRASWEMVLSTLSNVVAECNEGARAAAQEAEMEILARKLEYSSKVKPIVLRGKHLVRSGSVVQLSTKSDTEYKLTFGKKFNKTPLYLLLLTDYLLVTKLKSNAHDECYNVIDACKRNLLALEPVSEESPFAGRNAMILTLLENHSGRHVEYVFMCENNTERERWLEAVLPPKRGLVGETLYESWDCPQVMAKYLYSPNQPDELSLQPGDVINVLRKMADGWYHGEKLLDGEQGWFPANHTKEVASEHVRARNLKQRHRLLALSNSVIQQRRAKQSQGTH